TTTAATTCTCTACGCCACTTTTTGTTGGTTTCACTATTTTCCCAAAATCCAAATCGTTATAGGAATCTGTGAAATTATATCGTTGGTGACTAACTTTTCAAGTCAATTGGTGAACATATGGCATAATCACTTCTTGTATGACCATTTTAGTGATATGGGGTTTGACGAAGACAACAATGAGAAAccaatttttttgacatttgtGTATGTGTCTTTGAGAATTGAGATGTTAATTACAAGAAGCAAAAAGAGAGGTGAAATACTTCATTCACACATCAGTGGGGAGCTTACAAACACATGAAAGTAGCAAAGTAAAGAGATTTACACTGGCTGGTTTACTACTTATATAGTAGAAGGCTTTTCACTTGGTGGTGGTGACAGGCACCACAGTGACTCCATTAATCCTTATTAGACGTTTTATTTAGTATCGAGATTACACTGGCTGGTTTACTACTTATATAATAGAAGGCTTTTCACTTGGTGGTGGTGACAGGCACCACAGTGACTCCGATGCTGTGAACAACATCGCTAGCTTGTCCATGGATTCCAACGATCTTGTGGCCTTCTTCCCCGAGCGAGAACTTCTCCCCTGAATCCATTCCGAACGGAGTTGACTCCCTTTTGTTCGTCTTAAACTGAAGACAGATAATCATTGGTGCTTCGACTCCGTAAATCTTATCGTAGTAGCCATCTATGGCCGTGAGATATTCACCATCTTCAAGCTCAAACTGCAAAGATACAAAACTAGACAAGGATAAgtgaaacaaataattaaacatattgTTGTCTTTAAAGATGACCTCTTCAGCTCCAAGTAATGTCTTCTTTCCATGGTCATCTCCGGGTACAAGGTCTTTGCCCTTACTGTACTCAAACTTGACAAAGGCTACACCATCGTTTCCTTGTCCTACAAGTATCCTCCTCACACCATCGTAGACACCATCATCCCATGCAACTCCTCCATTGCCGCCTATTGCTGGTAGTTTCTTGGCCGCAATCATAGGAATCGGAGTAGGAACAGGTGCAAAGTATGCTCCAAGAGCATCAATAGCTGAACCTTCCTTTCCATGGAACCCTACAAGCCTGCGACCCTTTTGCGCTAGCTTAAACTTCTTACCCACCTTATACCCTGTGAATAACGTTGTCCCCTTTGATGTTTCGAACGTAAGCGATGTAATGACGATATTGCGGAAAATGTCCGGCTTATCATAGGTTGCTTCCACCGATTTGATGTATTCATCCGGGTTAAGCTCAAACtgctacaaaatcaaaatttaagaatatttatgtcgcaataaataaaaaattcatgtatatatatctacaaGAATATAAACCGGTTTTGTGGAACTTCATACTATAACCTTTTTCTAAGATATAttgaataattaattaacaaacagTACGTAGAAATATTACCTTCAATGGTGTTTTTCCTTTCACCCCATGTTGACGTGTCTCTAACTTACCATCTTTCTCGTACTCGAACTCTAAATAAGTGATACGAGAATTATCTTGACCAATGCTCAACGTTTTAACGCCGCCGTAAGATCCATCATCCCAAACACGCCCCCCTGGACCACCTCGTGCATCCAGCTTGTAAACAGGCGGAGACGACGGCGTGGTTAGAGAGCCATGTACAAAGTAAACTCCAAGAGCGTCGAGAGCATTACCCGATCGTCCATGAAATCCTACGATCTTCTTTCCCCCGTCCTCAATATCAAACTTTGTACCGGTGGTAATTCCAAGCAAGTTTGGACCAAACAATGGAGACTTTCTACCCTTTGAGGTCTTGAAGACGAGGTTTGTGATCACCTCCGTGGCACATAGAGCCACTCCGCGGTAGTTTCCTTCCACTGCTATGATGTGTTCGTCCGGATATTGAAGCACAAACTGCttataatgaaaattaaaatcatttattcAGTCAAGAAATTAACAGTTATAACCAAATCAAGAAACTTTATATACGAAGAAATGAAACTTTTTAATTAACCGAGCTTGTAGTGGTTTGTCATATTGTTGTTGTGAGAGTTGTATAcaaattgatgtaaaaaaaattaagaatgtaaaataatatatggAGAGAGTAAATGCAGTGGGAGAACCTCTTTGGGTTGTTGAGCTATTTTCCCATATTCACTTGTTACTACTTGGCCGTCTTCCTTCACATACTCGAATTTGACGTAGGTGATACGATTGATATCTTGACCTACGTACACTTTTCTTACACCCTCGTACACATCGTCGTCCCATTCACGCCCTCCTTCTTCAAATACTGTAAAATGAAAACAGACTACTAAATTATCAAAACCCAATAAAGTATgtattttcaagttttataaTGTGTCTGTGATTGCTGGTACACTACCCTATTCAAATACAGAACAAGACACACCAAAATGATCCAAGAATAACATATAGAGCAATCAACTGATGGGTATACCTAGCTATTTATTCTGTGATGTTGATCAatctaatataattataataaaatcaacTGATGGGTACCtatattaataacttaaaactaATTTTGTAGTTGTTATAAACAAAGCAAAACttgagagagatagaagagagTACGTACCAGTAAATTATTGATCTCCGATGAGTGAGAATGAAAGGAGCAATTGATAGATGAATGTGTTGAACTATGCGTATTTATTGACACCCTTTGGAAACACGTTTTTGTTGATtccaataattttagttattcttgtaagttgtaactaacTCCTGATTGACGAGagtactcttttttcttttcttttccttttactttatgaaaacatatgtatataggAAAGAAAGCATTTTACTGTTCAAGGTTAGCCTAAAAGAAATGAGTGATTCCAATATGTCACGAGAGAATGCAATGTACACGCTCATTCCGATAAAAGTCTTAGGGTTTAAATGGTAATTGCGGTCAGGGCGGTCAAATCCATCTGCGGTCTGGACCACTCCATTTTTAAGGTAGACTACAGACCGCTGCGaaccaactctatttgtatgtAAAAACGGTCCGCAGTTGGTCCGCTACGGTcttgtctctgctttatttAGATCGCACCACTGCAGACTACATTtgttgaatggtaaataaaaagcggttCAGTCTGCAGAAGAATTTGTCCGTCCCAACcactgcaaccattcacaccctaaAACGATTTGCACTGtagcattttgtttttatgttttttttttataataagattaaatatttacattgtCGTCCTATAGCTACGTCCTCCTTCACCACCTCAAGTGCAAACATCCGAAACAATAATAAGTACATGATACATCCATTTTGAGTCTTCAAAAATcctgaaaataatttttatattttgctcTTTGTCTTAAACATTATTTGGGTTCtatcaaacgaaaaaaaaaaaaaaaaaaaactccggAAAACGATATGAACGTACTTAATTAATagcttcatatttttttttgcaaagctTGATCTGTTATTGATAAGACACCAATACCATGGTAACATTTGTGGCCTATTctcaaatatataacttaatgAAATTAATGCAAAGAATACAAAGTTTATGATGgcgagagacaaaaaaaatgacttaaTTAAGTCCCAAGTCCTAACCATATAAACATTTATCCTGTATTTGTACGAGTCAATAAGTGCATGGGTGATGCCACCAATCTTTTACTTTGTGTAGTCTACAAAAATTAATGGGTAACGTTACTTTTTGTatcatacaaaaaatattaatgggTAAACTGAGGAGTGAGGAGGAAGGGAGTGCACCATATCCCATTTCTTTCATGGTAAGGGGGAATTTGAGAGTGATGGGGGCTCGACTCAACAAAATCCTTCTTAGTTACTCTTTCTATTACAAAAGATGATGTTCCAAGATTTtcacataaaataataaaggaCATTGATTCTCAAGGATTTCAAGTCCTTGATTGTGATGATCTGTTCGTCAGTGACATTGATTCTCATACAATTACTCTCCAAACATTTTCACTATTGTCTTAATTCTTTTCATAAAGGATCTTTTAAAATAGTCAATGATGATAAGTCATGTGTTAAAGGAGgaatttatcttcttttctaTAGTTTTAGTCTTTTGATCGTAGAATGGTAAAACGGATAAGCTAGCGCGTCCTAGAGTAAAATCGTATCAAATTACTcatttaaacaattttctttCTAATTCTAATTGACTCTTTTGAGGTGATATTGTACTTTGCTACAAAAAAATGCTTTTAATAACTTACATGTGTAGACGAAATATGGGCCCAATTAAAAAGGCTTTACATAAAACCGACCCGGACAGACTCGACACGGATCGACCCGACCCGTCGACGCAAGTAATACcgtacaaaaaaaattgacaatctTGTTCGTCTCCTCCGGCACAACAAAAttgtttctcctcctcctcctcttcggCCAGATTTTTCTCCCGTGTTCTGTAATCTCCGATAGATTTGTGACAACAgctctttttgttgtttccctatagattttatatatataataatatttgccttcttctttgttttgtgtttttctt
The Camelina sativa cultivar DH55 chromosome 6, Cs, whole genome shotgun sequence genome window above contains:
- the LOC109133251 gene encoding jacalin-related lectin 23 — translated: MDVSLFEEGGREWDDDVYEGVRKVYVGQDINRITYVKFEYVKEDGQVVTSEYGKIAQQPKEFVLQYPDEHIIAVEGNYRGVALCATEVITNLVFKTSKGRKSPLFGPNLLGITTGTKFDIEDGGKKIVGFHGRSGNALDALGVYFVHGSLTTPSSPPVYKLDARGGPGGRVWDDGSYGGVKTLSIGQDNSRITYLEFEYEKDGKLETRQHGVKGKTPLKQFELNPDEYIKSVEATYDKPDIFRNIVITSLTFETSKGTTLFTGYKVGKKFKLAQKGRRLVGFHGKEGSAIDALGAYFAPVPTPIPMIAAKKLPAIGGNGGVAWDDGVYDGVRRILVGQGNDGVAFVKFEYSKGKDLVPGDDHGKKTLLGAEEFELEDGEYLTAIDGYYDKIYGVEAPMIICLQFKTNKRESTPFGMDSGEKFSLGEEGHKIVGIHGQASDVVHSIGVTVVPVTTTK